The Dermacentor silvarum isolate Dsil-2018 chromosome 7, BIME_Dsil_1.4, whole genome shotgun sequence genomic sequence ACAATGTCATTTCTTCGACGACGATGACGTGATGCCAACAGCATGACGTCCACCGCGAAGAAGGTGCTTGTTCATCGAGCAAGGTCACTGCTTCTTCTGCGTCTCCTTTTCAGCAGCACCAAGTTCTAGCCTCGGAGCCATAGGGAAAGGGGTGCGTGGGGAGTTGCTCAAAGAAAATTGCGCACAATTGCAAAAATGAAATGGTTGCCATGTCACGGGACGAACACGCAAATATTCTGTATGCACTAGTTGACCAGTAACGTTGACTATGCCCCCTAATTAAGAGAGCGTGTGGCTGTTGCGCTGTTGAACCCTGATTGAAATTTCGCtaccatcttgttttttttgttgagGACGTCTGAGAAAATTCCAGGCAGGCCAAAATGTGGTGGCAACACTGGCGAAACgaagcaaagaatgcttcgcattcaaaACAAGTCGCATATTTAGAAACCCAAAGCAATCCAAAGAGTGCACAGTAGGCTGGCCGACAGGGGAGCATCGGAGCTCATTCCGTGCTGCGACCACGCCAGTGGCTCACGTCAGAGCAGTCAGGCATATGAAAACAAAggcaaaaataattttatgcTTTTACTCCCTGAACAAGAATCACGTGTAGTTCCATCAACACCAGGTAGTCCAGAAGGCCCCCGATGCGGCGCTGTgacttggccttcccgtcccgacgtgggaccggcccgcggtcctcccgcCGTAAaaacgaagggggggggggggggcgaggactTCTTCAAGACCTCGATAAATTTGACTATCTGCCTACCTACTGAAAGATACGTGTATGGCAGCTTCTGTGTGCACGTCCTAGCCATCCACAACTTTTCTTTTTGAGGAGTGGCACTGCCGTAATCGAGAGGCTAAGGTAGACGTTCTGCTGTTTTCGCAGTATTTTGCCAAAGCCTGATGCAGGCTTTCCTATTCATATCGCATTGACAATTTCAAAAAGTGGCATAGTTTTGTTGTCGGTCGGCATGTTGCCCTTAGGCTACCTGTAGCGTCCTGTCCaccggacaccacgcgcgttgtGCTAAAGCAACAAGGCCGTGAAATATAGCCAGTTGTTAACCAGCATACTCTAAATAATACTTGTCGTATTGGAGTATCCGTCGTGTCCGATTGTTTGTGAAATTGAGCTTCTTCAGTGACGTCCGCATTACGTGTAGTTTAAATAATGGCAGAATGTCTTACCAAGATATACCTCTAAAGTACGTCTCTAAGCGTCCCGTGCCGCTGCTGCTAGTACGCTTGAAAACGGCATTAAAAATAATACTGCACAGCAAAGCATTTAGATCCCGAGGCGCATTGCGCAGTAATGTCGGAAACAAACTAATTGAATGCTCTACGACAGAGGCGTTTAGAACCAATGATAATCAGTTATATAAAGTCCTCCGTAACATACGCCCAACAGAATACCGGTGTTCGAATGAGCTGTTTCATGCCGACTCGGAGTACTCCACTGGTATCAGTAGGTGTGTGTCAACCGTTCAATGAACCGAAGGGCACCGACGCTCAACGTGGGAATGGGCGCCGAAAAAatgtgctctaaaaaaattattttatttattttttttattttttttaccacACAATGAACTTAACGAGACCCACCacggtggctcagcggctatggtcttgcgctgctaagcaggaTGTCGCAGGTTCGATTGCCGCTAGCGGCAGCCGCAAGGCATGGAACTTTCACGGCGAAAAGCCCCATCTTAGCAAATTTTTTCCTGCATTTCCCTACCGTGGCGagctcataatcaaatcattgTTCTGGCACTAAAATTTAATTCCTTCCAACAACGATACCTCTCATACATTATGCGCTGCAATAAAGAATTTATCCTTGCAAGAATGTTTTCATACGCTGTTTTGAAGAAGTATTGCAAATATCGTGACAAACCATCACTGTGCGGTGAATCAGTCATGCACAATTTGCCCCCTTGTCCGTCACTTCGTACGCACGACGTTCCCTATGACGTAAGCTTAGTGGTCCACCACAGGATGAGACGTTTACAACTGCCGTCCTCTTCAAACAATCTCTTTCTTTGCTTGCGTGGTGTGTGTTGTGCTTACGCATTGTAAGGAACCCCAGTGAAGGGTTGAAAACTGGAGTTTTCGCtgtggttaaccttcctgcctttctatTTTCTATTGTATTCTTGTATTCTATTGGATAGTATTCTGCGGTACCTTTTTCTGTTGTATACCGTAATTGTGTGTTCGGTAATGTGGTAAAAATACGGTTGCAATGGTTTCCTTGccttgtaaaaaaagaaaacaacagttAAAGTAACTGCATATTTGGAAGAAATGATCAGTTGTGCTTGCCTTGTTTTGCGAGAATCAACACTGTTCGTTATCAGTCGGCGTACAGTGGTTTCTGCTCGAAGGATTGTTAGAATTACGCAAAGAATGAAATTTGACACAGCACTGCGAGAACACCAAAATTGCGCTTTATTCGATGATTGCGCTCATGTATGTGTTCGATGTTTATGGTTTATTCGATGTTTGCGCTATACCAGTCCAAAGTCTTGCGTACATTACAGAGTTATAAATTTTTTTTGCGAAATATATAATCACTACTTGCGTGGTCCACACCGGGCATCTTCAAGCGTCAGGTTACCAGCGAAGAGGAATCTTGCCTGACACAGTCCATTCGCCTGAAATGCGGGAGAGCAGAGGCAAATGCAACTGGCCTAAAATGACAGCATGCATAGAAGCCCAAATTAAAGCTCCTCATAAATCTTGTTGCTCATAAACATTCAAAATTGTTGTATACTGGGTCACTGATTCTATACGAAGTATAATTGTGCCCTTTTATGCAGTAATATTAAATGAACGTTTGCGCTCTAACAAACCGCGTTTACATCGTTTGGGGCGTATATTGTCCCCAAACAGTAATCTCCATCTGCTTTGACTGCGTTTCATTTCTTTTAAACACTGCAATCCTCACTTTCATGTTAGGAATGCCATGCCACGCCGATTATCCGTATTGTGTTCGTGACCTCGAACAACCGGCCATGATTATATAAAGGAAACGCACTCAGATAGACGATAATTATTGAATGGAGACAAGATAAGCTTCCAAGGAAGACAATCTTTTCTTAAGTGCGATCCTTGGTAATTGTACGTAATTGATGAAAACTGTGACCGCGAGAAAGAAACCGTAGTAAACGCGGCACTGTTGAAAGTTATGGAcaccaaattcagacaacaaacaaACAACGCTTTCAAACGATACCGTTTTGAGCGCGCTACTAGTTTTCGAACAAGGCCAACGATGACAACATATTTACCCTCCTATTCTAGAACGTTTCTGGTCTCAAAATACTACCTCGACTCAAACGTAGATGCTAGCGAGCGTCACCCCTTCAGAGAAGTAGCCATTGCGCTTCATTGGCTGTTTGTAACCGCTCTGGTTCATAGCTGATGACAATAAATCATGATTATCATAATCAACATGAAGTGGAGGAAGACCTTCAATCCGAGAATTGTTTGAGAATGCTAGGGTGATTTGTCCAGCCTGGCAGAAAATCCGGTTGAAAATCGCTATGGCGTTGGATTACCTGAAGTATCTGACGAGACTATGATGAGATGTACGTTTGAAAGGGACTGTGAATCTTATTGCAAGGTTGTGCAACATGAAAGCAGCGATCAGCTAGCTATTGGATTCTCTCGCTGTCAACCGCTCGCTTTCTTAGTGCAACAGAGTTTGTGATAACCCGATCGTAAAGATTATATCTGCAGCGCAAAACCCTTAAGCGTCAGAAGTGCGTGGACAAAAGTGACAAAGGAGGTTGTGTGATGAATAAAACACTTCACTCTACGGGTTATCTACCTTTCAGGTGCAAGTGTGATAGTTCACCTATCATCCTAAATTGCCTGCATCGAATACAGAATACCTGTAATTTTCGACACAGAAGCATATTGTGTAGTGACAGAGAGATCATGAATCGTTGACAAGTAAACGTACTACACCCATAAACAGTAATTTCTGCGACGGCATTTCTTATATAAGCATGGATCTAAATTTCATGCGGCTGCTAAAACACTCGATGCACTGCTACCAAAATCAAAGTGATTAAAGTGAGCGGGTCCCTGACTATTTGAGCAACACCATAGGGACGGGGCAACAGCCGCTTATACAGAACCTGTGTGAAAACACCTTTAACCATTCATGATGGGGTGCCGCCGAAACCACTGAGTTCGCGACTTTGAGATCAACGGTTCGATTCACGTGTACCTTAgcagttacttttctttttttctaggtAGTTGACGGGCCCCGCCCCCAGATACTTCTTACTAAAAAGTACTGTTTTGCACCAGCAGCGGTTAATTCCAAGGAAACCCTTCAGGTTAGAGGTGAGCGAAAGGACAGCACATCTGGCATCCAGTGGTAGGCTTGCTTACAGTAGTTTGTTTTGAGCACCTGGCAGCCTGCACGTCATTTGCTTCGGAGAAAGTTGGAGTGATCAGGTATTGTAGAAAAATAATGCAACTTCATGACGTAGACTAGATAGGAGCTGGAAGAGGGATACCTCGGACTGATGAGTCGGAAAATGCATTTTTGGCACATTTTAATATTATACACGAATTATATCCCAATCACCAACGTGTTAACTTCTGTCAACGGACTTCCGGCATGGAGTAGAGCCTTGCCAAGCACGCTGGGAAATGGTGCACTTGAGCACTGATGAAGAACGTTCCtagtttttatttgttttgtgtGTAAGGATACTGATGGCCCCTAACACCGCTATTGGGCATTAATGAGCAATAGTGCTACTTAATAACTGCGACTCAGTGGAGGCTGTGAAAGGTTTGGCTGGCCGGTCGGTCAAACACTTGTCGTATTGTGGTCTCATCACCTCAAGCTTTTCGCTAGAACCCTGTAGTGTAGGGCTGGCGGGCGGCTAGCCAAGTTAGGTCCCCCCCACTGACAgcatcttcattttttttctgtgaaatgAAAGGTTACATGGCCATTACACTTATTTGTGGTGAATATATTATGCAAAAAGGTATCACTACCACGTCCGATGAAATATTGCTGGTGTGACTGCGATGTCTTTTCCGAAGGACAGGTACAATCGATTCAAAAGAAACGATTGTAGAAACGATTCAAAAGAAACGCTTCTTTCGCACTGGGATTATAATTTGGGACAGGCGGCTTTGGTTCATGCATAAAATATTCAACAGAAAAGAAAATTCATGGAAGAAACCAAAAGGCATTATGTTGCTTTAGTATTTCATGGTCATGTGTTCTTTGCTCATCTACGGGCTTTCAGACAGCCAAGTCGGAGGTAAACATACTTCCGTGTTTTTTTTCTAAAATGAACCGATTTGCCACTCGGTGCTATGTATTTCTTGCCCTCTCCTGTCATTGTCATCTGGCGCTACACATCTTAGAGGCAGATTCTTGGTAGCGTTACCTGACTGCCATGTGGCGAGCACTGCTCCTTGGAATAGACGACAGAGCTGTTGCAAGTGCTCTCGATGGTGGTGAACTCGACTCTGACTACGATGCCTTCCGACACCTGCATGgaatgcaaagaaagaaagaaagaaagaaagaaagaaagaaagaaagaaagaaagaaagaaagaaagaaaggaataacGCAAAACACGCCATGACCAAGACGCTGGAGTAGTGTGGCATATTTACtccaaattatttcacaagcaGAGCTGCAAGGTAGAAGCACAGCGAAAATGACGCATGTCACAAGAAGATACCCTGACACCGCTGTGGTGAAAGGCAGCTGAAAATTCCAgcccacagaaaaaaaagaaatgctgtcCTGCAGTATTTGACGTGGACTATCAAAACGGCTGCATGCAAAaagtattaaaagtgcgaaatgtTAGAAAAACCACATTTGAAAACGCCTAATGTAATGCAGTGTACGTAGTTCCAAATTCAGCAGGCCATCTATTTCCTCTAACGTTCCCACTCTGATGGAATGACGAATGGGACTATTCCATATATAAAGGGTGTGCCTGCTAAGTAAGCTCACCCGAGGATTAAGATTATGCCAAGGCTGCCAAGGCACTAAAGGACCACGTCACCAAATGCACGTTGCTGGTTGTTATATGGAGCAAGTCATTATTTGTTGAATTCTGTTTGATTTCATATTTATTTAGGTGTAAATCACTGAGTCCGCAAGTttttaattacttttaattactttaatgagaaagttgtagagcgtgTACGGAAAGATCTAATTCAGTAACTTTAGACTTTCTACTTATTACGTAATTGGTTCTTCTGCGTCCAAAAGCAAGCCAGCGAAATACTGAAAAAGACACGTGACATGAGGGCTTGAGCGCCGCGATTACAGTGCTCTCAAACCTGCCGCGTGTAAATGAACAATGCATTTAGCCTGGTGCACTGCCGCCTGATAAGTGACAGGGCAGAGGCGCAGGTGATGACAGCGCAATTTGCGTCAGTGATGCGCTTCCCTGGCGACGGTGATGAGAGAAATAAGCGGACAATGCACCACACTACGCtaagtgcacaaaaaaaaaaaaaaaaaaaaagtcgcgtgCAGTGGCTGTTTTATACCGTCGCAGTTATCCCTGCTTCCACTCGCATGCTTGCCAATACCTTAACAACATGGGCTGGTTTGTTTTGTTCTGAGTGCAGCAGTGTCCTGTGTTTAGAGCTTGTGAAGGCACGAAAAATTCTGAATTAGTTGTAGCCTTTCGCCGGTCTCATTAACCCTGGGAAAGCAGTATGTGCTTATATTTTGCTGCTAAGTCAATCATGCTCTATTGCGGAACGTTTCATAAAGTAAAGCTACGCTAAAGAACGCATTGTGGTTATTTTGACGGCTTGACATATCACTCATCTTTATCCACTGCGTTGATCACTGAAGCACCGCAATTCCTCGCGATCTGATAACTGTTACTCTCCGCTGTAAATAAATTTGAACTCTCTGCTGTAAGTAAATTCGGCCTGTAACGTTACGTACAGTTTTCAAGGTTAAAAGATGCGTAAGGGGACCCAGACCATTGATAACCACAGGACGAGCACTTGCTATCGACTGTATGTGCCGGCCTCTTAGGTAATCAAAGGTAGCTCATTTTTGGTATTCGGGACTAGCGCAGCAGGTAGCTTCCGTGCAAAGTTATTGAGTGTTAAAAAAGAACCGTTATGCCACGGCCGCTGGTTATGCAATCGAAAACAAACCCATGCGTGCAACAGATTCGACGGAACAGTTAGCACCGCCGATGCAGTCACCGAGACGGCCCAGTCAGCGATGGTGTTGCACACCTCCTTCTTTGCTTTGGTTTAACGCTTTTCTCTTTTATGGGAAATAGTGAGAGGTTACAAAATTAAAATCTTGCATACTATAtgtcaacaacaaaaaaagcgaCTGATATGGTCCGGGTATATGGTTGCTGTCACTCTCAAAGAAGTCAACTTAAAGCTACACAGTATTGACCGGCCGGTAACTTGACGAGTACAACTTACGTGAGTTGCTGCTCGAGTCACATTAAGAAGAGTGTTCAGATTGCCAACATGCGGCTGATGAGCGACGTTCTCGAGGACTTGGTGGGCGAAGTTTCTGTACGTGTTCGAAAGAAGCCAGCTTCGTGGTAGGAGGACGCACTGACTTGCCTTTTGTCGCTGGTGAACCTCTTCTACGCAATCATCGAAAAAGTCGACCATGTGGGACGCAACAAAGGCCGAGCACAGCATCACGAGAAAGGTGAACTTGAACATTGCGTCTTGTCTTAGGCGCTTCTTTTTTGTAGAAGATGAGACGGACAGGAAAGTGCCTTTCAGGGGTGGAAGTTGTACCAGTGCGGGCAGATAGCGGACAGAGCGTCGACTGGGTGCGTTTGATAGCGGTCAAAGAAGGGCACGAGGTTGGTTTAGCCATGTTTAGACAGTTGACGGCCGCTCTTGGCGCTGATAAGTTAACGCGACTTAAAGCTCCTATATATAAAAACTAGCgtcaaccacttccctcctcccccGTTACACTATCACGCTCGGCGCGGCCACGCGATCAAGGCACGATATCGACAGTGgtgccgcctacgtcgggcctgccgtggcagacgacagataacgcgctaccagaggaaatccccggaaaacttcgatcgcgccctgcggagaagtttttgaggcgcgattttgcttcgtcagtcagtaactggccctaataatgccgttttggaagtagcaacgcgacgatgcgagacggcgcaaataccaagtgtgcagcaagcgtttgcgctcgccggatggtaaacaaaaaaagccttttgccctcgccttgtctgTTGctgcaacttaaggcgcagcatgccatcacaacgaagttcttgtccctaacacgtttgctccgtttgtgcgtacagcactttcgtcgcacaggcccgagaatggcggtcggagcgcgctggaaagaaaaaaatatacaaaagcgcaacgcgtgcttccacgtgacacggattggccaatgggggagcggaggaggcttgGGCGACAGGAGGCAGCGAGGAGGAAACTCCGGGGTGAGcacggtggcggcaagatctaagaatggcgctactttttatatataggggctttaaacgCGACTGAGTGGCTCTTCCGGCAGACTTGCGCAGCGCGACGGTGCCAAAAAATGCTTATTTCGATGCCTCAGCGGGAATGATATACTACTCGCATGGTGTAAGAAATATAATTTAGGCGTTGACATTCAATACGAAGACGTCGCCAGATAGCGTTGTAAGCCGTACTCTTgtaagggtgcgactgttttcacaacaaatttgtgcaggggcggggcctcgcttCGATGATgtttcaccattttcttttttttttcgtcctctcTGTTTGGTTAAAGTCcatatatagaaaaagtaccgccatctactctttcctccaccgtctcctctcctaaagcgcttattttttctttactttttgcttgcgcaaGCAAGTCGACGGTCGCGCACCTacaaagtccacgttgaagcttccAGGCCAGGCGCACGCCgtcgccggcgactgcggctgcgcactgagactttcaacatggctctgaggcggaaaaaaaacaaaatataaagaagtgaaagcgcacgctatcaccgttcaatcggagatacaggatagaGAGAAGCGGCATTGATCAAAGGatagcggtacttttcttatataaggaCTTTATGTTTGGTGGCGTTCCCACGCCGCCGGCGTTAGGACGGAGAACAAgatgggctggtggtgactaggcacaactgtggctgctgttaagggatggATGGTATTCTTAAATAAACGCagcactgttttgatgatccaaatataatctcactatcagggagggagcaatCTACCTCACTGgagcagtactttttttttttttttggggggggggggggggggggtgttccagAGCGCAACGACCACCGCATCGCGTCGGCGCCCGGAACCGTtgcttccgccgtggcaccggggccgcgccgccaaacagaggaagaaaaaaaaagaaaatggtgctaCGTCATCAAGGCGAGGccccccgcccctgcacggatttgttgtgaaaacagtcgcacccctcttgtaagccccctgaataaaaaaaagttgcgacATTCTTTTATCTTGCCGCCGTAGCTGTGGTAAGGAGCATGAGAGGCGGCAGGAGAGAAGGTTTGCGTCTCCCGGTTGGTTGAGCGCCATCACGTAGTATTTTCGCGccgttttctctctttttttccgcATCTCGATGCAGTCGCCACCATGACAGTTGGCCATCGAGTTGCTGCGGCGAGGCATTCGCAAGAGCTTTCATTTGTTTTGGGTAAGTTTCCTGGCTACCCGCGTCATTGAAGAATTCTGGCATGGTTTTGTTTTACGTCAGGGATTGCTTTTAAGTGTGCTGAAGGTGCAAAAGTGTACAACCAGAGCTTTTTCTTTGTTCACGGGCTACGAAACTCCAGCATGGTTAAGCTTAGCCATGGGTAGACTTGTGCGAGGCATGCTTTCTCGATACTGGTGTCACTTCTGATTGCGATCGATGCCGATCCGGATTGAGCTTGATCGGGATCGAGGTTTGCTACATGGTTATTCGCGATCGCCACCTTGCGGCATCCGGATCCCGGGGATCATGATCCAAGAATCGCGATCAGG encodes the following:
- the LOC119458019 gene encoding uncharacterized protein LOC119458019 isoform X1, translating into MFKFTFLVMLCSAFVASHMVDFFDDCVEEVHQRQKASQCVLLPRSWLLSNTYRNFAHQVLENVAHQPHVGNLNTLLNVTRAATHVSEGIVVRVEFTTIESTCNSSVVYSKEQCSPHGSQANGLCQARFLFAGNLTLEDARCGPRK